In Chryseobacterium oranimense, a single window of DNA contains:
- the hemA gene encoding glutamyl-tRNA reductase yields the protein MLQYSNIHQTSNFAVLSISYEKADVETRGKFAFFDDNIKNFVSRIHSVDLGDAFVVSTCNRTEIYTTSPNYLLVAEEYCKTIGVNLTDFLQFANILTKEEALIHLFRVAAGLESQIIGDFEIIGQIKKAYSRFKKERQNSNPYLERAINAAIQISKRIKNETGISNGAASVSYAAVHYILNSQKRITEKNILLLGVGEIGQNTVENLVKHVYQPKIKIANRTQEKAEKISQKYSIPHVDYSDVDQELKNTDILIVATGAKHPIINKSHFPNGKETLVIDLSIPHNVEKNVTENENVTLIDVDELSKQIQETIQQREKEIPKAEKIIKDLMKDFLEWEKKRKLAPNIHHFKAVLKNMERNEMHNFYKKNKYINITDMELSDKMIQKITNRFAKFIIDNPLKAEEISKLMHEILVEQPNNEFNEKH from the coding sequence ATGTTACAGTATTCCAACATCCATCAGACATCAAATTTTGCTGTACTTTCCATTAGCTACGAAAAGGCAGATGTAGAAACGAGAGGAAAATTTGCATTCTTTGACGATAACATCAAAAATTTTGTCTCAAGAATCCATAGTGTGGATTTAGGGGATGCATTTGTGGTTTCCACTTGTAACAGGACCGAGATCTATACCACTTCACCGAACTATCTTCTTGTAGCAGAAGAATACTGCAAAACAATCGGGGTAAATCTTACGGATTTTCTTCAGTTTGCCAACATTCTTACCAAAGAAGAAGCGCTTATCCATCTGTTCAGGGTGGCTGCCGGACTTGAAAGTCAGATCATCGGGGATTTTGAGATCATCGGACAGATCAAGAAAGCATACAGCCGTTTTAAGAAAGAGAGACAGAATTCCAATCCTTACCTGGAAAGAGCTATTAATGCCGCCATCCAGATTTCGAAAAGAATTAAGAATGAAACAGGAATTTCCAACGGAGCCGCTTCTGTATCTTATGCTGCGGTTCACTATATTTTAAACAGCCAGAAAAGAATCACCGAAAAAAATATCCTTCTTTTGGGCGTGGGTGAGATCGGCCAAAATACAGTTGAAAACCTGGTAAAACATGTCTATCAGCCTAAAATTAAAATTGCCAACAGAACTCAGGAGAAGGCTGAAAAAATTTCCCAGAAATACAGCATTCCTCATGTCGACTATTCTGATGTTGACCAGGAATTAAAAAATACAGATATCCTGATTGTTGCAACAGGCGCCAAACATCCTATCATCAACAAGTCCCACTTCCCGAACGGAAAGGAAACCCTTGTAATAGATCTTTCCATTCCGCATAACGTCGAAAAGAACGTTACAGAGAATGAAAATGTAACGCTGATTGATGTGGATGAGCTTTCCAAACAGATTCAGGAAACCATTCAGCAACGTGAAAAAGAAATACCAAAAGCTGAAAAAATCATCAAAGATCTGATGAAAGACTTCCTGGAATGGGAGAAAAAGAGAAAGCTGGCACCCAATATTCACCATTTCAAAGCGGTTCTCAAGAATATGGAACGCAATGAAATGCATAATTTTTACAAAAAAAATAAATACATAAACATCACGGACATGGAGCTTTCTGACAAAATGATCCAGAAAATCACCAACCGTTTTGCAAAATTTATCATCGACAATCCCTTAAAAGCCGAAGAAATTAGTAAATTAATGCACGAAATATTAGTTGAACAACCAAACAACGAATTCAATGAAAAGCATTAG
- the rodA gene encoding rod shape-determining protein RodA, whose protein sequence is MKWAEGIDKLGLGLYFLLCIFAIANIYSVDQKLGEKQLIFFCISLFVGLIIFVGRSKFFENMSGIIYIGGVLLLIGLFPFGKEILGQKNWYKFGSFTMQPVEFAKIGTALMLANYVSGPDFNLKVKKSLWTAMAIIGIPAAVVLAIPDVGSMLVFIAFFIALYREGLNGLLFGVGFIFAAVFLISLAVPPVYVALAVVVIAGVLIAMNYHRMSWDVISISGIAGSILLLCGLAFGSPYILEKLPKHQRERIEVLYKGEKAFRDTSGYNLLYSKTAIGSGGLLGKGYREGSVTQGKFVPEQETDYIFCTVGEEWGFVGSAVLVLCYMIFIGRIYYLAEQQKSTFNRVFGYCFASILMMHFTINLGMVMGLFPTVGIPLPYFSYGGSSLLAFSMMTFIFFKLNYSDKNSLV, encoded by the coding sequence ATGAAGTGGGCAGAAGGAATAGATAAACTAGGTCTTGGACTGTATTTCCTGCTGTGTATTTTTGCCATTGCAAACATTTACAGTGTTGATCAGAAACTAGGAGAAAAACAATTGATTTTCTTCTGCATATCCCTATTTGTAGGACTTATTATATTTGTAGGAAGGAGCAAATTCTTTGAGAATATGTCTGGAATTATCTACATTGGAGGAGTTTTACTATTGATAGGATTATTTCCGTTCGGGAAAGAAATCCTGGGCCAGAAAAACTGGTACAAATTCGGAAGCTTTACAATGCAGCCGGTAGAATTTGCAAAGATCGGAACAGCTCTGATGCTGGCGAATTATGTTTCCGGGCCTGATTTCAATCTGAAAGTTAAAAAATCACTCTGGACAGCCATGGCCATTATCGGAATTCCGGCTGCAGTCGTTCTGGCGATTCCGGATGTAGGTTCTATGCTTGTATTTATAGCATTCTTTATTGCTTTATACAGGGAGGGGCTAAATGGTCTTCTTTTCGGCGTAGGATTCATTTTTGCTGCTGTCTTCCTGATTTCACTGGCCGTACCTCCGGTGTATGTTGCATTGGCGGTTGTTGTCATTGCCGGTGTCTTGATCGCCATGAATTACCACAGAATGTCCTGGGATGTTATTTCCATTTCGGGAATTGCGGGATCAATTCTCCTGCTTTGCGGATTGGCTTTCGGTTCACCTTATATTTTAGAGAAGCTTCCCAAGCACCAGAGGGAAAGAATTGAGGTTCTTTATAAAGGTGAAAAAGCATTCAGGGATACCTCCGGGTATAACTTGTTATATTCAAAAACAGCCATTGGTTCCGGCGGACTCTTAGGAAAAGGATACCGTGAAGGATCGGTAACCCAGGGAAAATTTGTTCCGGAGCAGGAAACCGACTATATTTTCTGTACTGTGGGTGAAGAATGGGGATTTGTAGGGAGTGCCGTACTGGTATTATGCTACATGATCTTCATCGGACGCATCTATTATCTCGCAGAACAGCAGAAATCTACTTTTAACAGGGTATTTGGGTATTGCTTTGCTTCCATCCTGATGATGCACTTTACCATCAATTTAGGGATGGTTATGGGGCTATTCCCGACTGTAGGGATTCCGCTTCCTTATTTCAGCTATGGAGGAAGCTCACTGCTTGCCTTCTCAATGATGACTTTTATTTTCTTTAAACTGAATTATTCTGACAAGAACAGTTTGGTTTAA
- a CDS encoding penicillin-binding transpeptidase domain-containing protein, with amino-acid sequence MNTRYLKIFSALVVIAIIFVARLSYLQLFTDRYALNAANTSIKIEYVIPQRGVVFDRNGKILVGNQPAYEISFTQALMKPDFDTIGFCNLMQISKSDFIKRIEIIKKEKYYSKLTPMTFIKDLSREDIARVQEIIFKYPAFSIVSRPQRQYEVATSGNLLGYTSEVNEREIKKDSTYYLPGDFIGKTGVEKSYEKDLRGIKGMKYIQKDIKLRNIGSYKNGSLDKDVVTGKDITLTIDYDLQRIAEEMLVDKHGAIVAIDPNNGEILTLATGPDIDPNLFTGPNKSKNLYALSKDTLYENKPTFDRSVQAAYPPGSTFKLLTALAGMQMGVMDENTVFPCGGGFFYKGLRIKGHGGADPLIPAIQVSSNCYFSHAFIAIMNKYPGDPSRGVNEWKKIMSSFGVGEYLNNDIAVGSPGRIPTGEFYEKRSGKKNWTSDYTMNGSIFNGMGQGDVLVTPLQLANYVAAIANKGWFYTPHIVKSIDGKPNPDPRFKTKHKTLVDPKHFEPVLKGMEAVVLRGTARSLKSNDFTQLAKTGTAQVPQGKDNSIFVLIAPADKPRIVVAAVMEHAGFGATWAGPACTVIAEKYITGDLKRENLYKKMTGASFMPEYKRQWIADLKRKGLYKEPKADSVKLKRKQDSLNFIKEQKAKLQKKIEEETKNNTKKTKQ; translated from the coding sequence TTGAACACACGTTATTTAAAAATTTTTTCTGCCCTAGTCGTCATCGCTATCATTTTTGTAGCGAGGCTTTCTTATTTACAGCTGTTCACAGATCGATATGCCTTAAACGCAGCCAATACCTCTATTAAAATTGAATATGTAATCCCACAGAGAGGAGTCGTTTTTGACAGGAACGGAAAAATTCTGGTAGGAAACCAGCCTGCCTATGAAATATCATTTACCCAGGCTTTAATGAAACCTGATTTTGATACCATCGGATTCTGTAACCTTATGCAGATCAGTAAATCTGATTTTATCAAGAGAATTGAAATCATAAAAAAAGAAAAATACTATTCCAAGCTGACTCCAATGACTTTTATAAAGGACCTCAGCAGGGAAGATATTGCCCGGGTACAGGAAATTATCTTCAAATATCCGGCATTCAGTATTGTTTCCAGACCTCAGCGCCAGTATGAAGTGGCAACTTCCGGTAACCTTTTGGGATATACCAGTGAAGTGAATGAGAGAGAAATTAAAAAAGATTCCACCTATTATCTTCCCGGAGACTTCATCGGAAAAACCGGTGTTGAAAAGTCCTATGAAAAGGACCTTCGAGGGATAAAAGGAATGAAATACATCCAGAAAGATATCAAACTTCGAAATATAGGATCCTATAAAAACGGATCTCTGGATAAAGATGTTGTAACCGGTAAAGATATTACGTTAACCATTGATTATGACCTTCAGAGAATTGCTGAAGAAATGCTGGTTGACAAACATGGAGCAATCGTTGCCATTGACCCGAATAATGGAGAAATCCTGACTTTGGCAACAGGTCCGGATATTGATCCGAACTTATTTACGGGGCCTAACAAATCCAAGAACCTTTATGCACTTTCAAAAGATACGCTGTACGAAAATAAGCCAACATTTGACAGATCCGTTCAGGCAGCCTATCCTCCGGGTTCAACGTTCAAACTGCTTACTGCCCTTGCAGGAATGCAGATGGGTGTAATGGATGAAAATACAGTTTTCCCTTGTGGAGGAGGCTTTTTCTATAAAGGGTTAAGAATTAAAGGACACGGTGGTGCAGATCCTCTTATCCCGGCGATCCAGGTTTCCAGTAACTGTTATTTCTCCCATGCATTTATTGCCATCATGAATAAATATCCGGGTGATCCTTCCAGAGGAGTTAATGAATGGAAAAAAATCATGAGCAGCTTCGGGGTAGGAGAATACCTGAATAATGATATTGCCGTAGGTTCACCGGGAAGAATTCCAACAGGTGAATTCTACGAAAAAAGAAGCGGAAAGAAAAACTGGACCTCCGACTATACCATGAATGGATCTATCTTCAACGGAATGGGACAGGGAGATGTTTTGGTAACACCTCTTCAGCTGGCTAATTATGTAGCAGCCATTGCGAATAAAGGCTGGTTCTATACCCCTCATATCGTAAAATCCATTGATGGTAAACCTAATCCCGATCCGAGATTTAAAACAAAGCATAAAACCCTTGTAGACCCTAAACACTTCGAACCTGTACTGAAAGGTATGGAAGCTGTGGTGTTAAGAGGTACTGCAAGAAGCCTGAAATCCAACGACTTTACCCAGCTTGCAAAAACGGGTACAGCTCAGGTTCCTCAGGGAAAAGATAACTCGATCTTCGTTTTGATTGCTCCTGCGGACAAACCGAGAATTGTAGTGGCTGCAGTAATGGAGCACGCCGGATTTGGAGCAACATGGGCAGGTCCTGCCTGTACCGTAATTGCTGAAAAGTATATCACCGGGGATCTGAAGAGAGAGAATCTGTACAAGAAAATGACGGGTGCCAGCTTTATGCCCGAGTATAAAAGACAGTGGATTGCTGATCTGAAACGTAAAGGACTGTATAAAGAGCCCAAAGCAGATTCTGTAAAGCTGAAAAGAAAGCAGGACAGTCTGAACTTTATCAAAGAGCAGAAAGCAAAGCTGCAGAAAAAAATAGAAGAAGAGACCAAGAATAACACTAAAAAGACAAAGCAATGA
- a CDS encoding DUF1287 domain-containing protein, translating to MKKSFFLFVFLFCVFINAQNKFALQLSSSALSLIDNTIRYDPTYFVIKYPNGDVPADKGVCTDVIIRAYRKLGIDLQKEVHEDMAKNFSKYPKTWGLKKPDTNIDHRRVPNLAVFFSKFGKVKSTETNPALYIPGDIVTWILPGNLTHIGIVVNKKSADGKRFMVVHNIGGGQVLEDCLFKYTITGHYQYQK from the coding sequence ATGAAAAAATCCTTTTTTTTATTCGTATTCCTGTTTTGTGTATTTATTAATGCACAGAATAAGTTTGCGCTTCAGCTCTCCAGTTCTGCTTTGAGCTTAATTGATAATACCATCAGGTATGATCCGACTTATTTTGTTATTAAATATCCCAATGGAGATGTTCCGGCTGACAAGGGAGTCTGCACAGATGTCATCATAAGAGCGTATAGAAAACTTGGGATTGACCTGCAGAAAGAAGTACATGAGGATATGGCGAAAAATTTTTCAAAATATCCTAAAACATGGGGACTGAAAAAACCGGACACCAATATTGATCACAGAAGAGTTCCCAATCTTGCCGTCTTTTTTTCAAAATTCGGGAAAGTGAAGTCTACTGAGACTAATCCGGCACTTTATATTCCCGGAGATATCGTTACCTGGATTCTTCCCGGCAACCTTACGCACATTGGGATTGTAGTCAATAAAAAATCTGCGGATGGAAAGAGGTTTATGGTCGTTCACAATATAGGAGGTGGACAGGTTCTGGAGGACTGTCTTTTTAAATATACCATTACAGGACATTATCAATATCAGAAATAA
- the hemC gene encoding hydroxymethylbilane synthase: MKSIRIGTRNSALALWQAREVARNLQNRNYLTEIVPIVSSGDKNLNQPLYSLGITGVFTRDLDVALLNDEIDIAVHSLKDVPTQLPQNIEIIAYLERDFPQDVLIRKESARNKEFHELKLATSSLRRRAFWLKNYPNAEFSDIRGNIQTRLQKLEEGDFDATILSLAGIKRMKMDIDYEMLPLMIPAASQGVIAVAGHSDKTEINEILGQINHKKTQICVEIERNFLSTLEGGCTAPIGAYAEIIENQIRFKAALCSLDGKNCIATDENFEYNETENFGEKFAKIVLENGGKELMTEIKNSY, from the coding sequence ATGAAAAGCATTAGAATCGGAACAAGAAATTCCGCATTGGCACTTTGGCAGGCAAGAGAGGTTGCGAGGAACCTTCAAAACCGTAATTATTTAACGGAAATTGTTCCTATTGTCTCTTCCGGCGATAAGAACTTAAATCAACCGCTTTATTCTTTGGGGATCACCGGGGTTTTTACAAGAGACCTTGATGTAGCCTTACTGAATGACGAAATTGATATTGCCGTACATTCCCTGAAAGATGTACCCACACAGCTTCCACAAAATATTGAGATCATTGCCTATCTGGAAAGAGATTTTCCTCAGGATGTGTTAATAAGAAAGGAATCTGCACGAAACAAAGAATTCCACGAACTGAAACTGGCTACCAGCAGCCTCAGAAGAAGAGCATTCTGGTTAAAGAATTATCCTAACGCTGAATTTTCTGATATACGCGGAAATATCCAGACCCGTCTTCAAAAGCTGGAAGAAGGAGATTTTGATGCCACGATCCTGTCTCTGGCAGGAATCAAAAGAATGAAGATGGACATTGATTATGAAATGCTTCCACTGATGATTCCGGCAGCCTCTCAGGGAGTAATTGCCGTTGCAGGACATTCAGACAAAACGGAAATCAATGAGATTTTAGGTCAGATTAATCATAAGAAAACCCAGATCTGCGTAGAGATTGAAAGAAATTTCCTAAGCACACTGGAAGGCGGATGCACTGCCCCGATCGGAGCCTATGCGGAGATCATTGAAAACCAGATCCGTTTCAAAGCTGCTCTTTGCTCCCTGGATGGTAAGAACTGCATTGCCACCGACGAGAATTTTGAATACAACGAAACCGAGAACTTCGGTGAAAAGTTTGCCAAAATTGTTCTTGAAAACGGGGGAAAAGAACTGATGACCGAAATTAAAAACTCTTACTAA
- a CDS encoding rod shape-determining protein, with protein MSLFDMFTQEIAIDLGTANTLIIHNNKIVIDQPSIVAIERSTGRPIAVGEQAKHMQGKTHEDIKTIRPLKDGVIADFHASEHMIKEFIKKIPGIKGRFIQPALRIVICIPSGITEVEKRAVRDSAQKVNAKEVRLIYEPMAAAIGVGIDVQKPEGNMIIDIGGGTTEIAVVALGGIVCDKSVKIAGDVFTNDIAYYLRTHHNLYIGERTAERIKIEVGSAVEDLDVDIEDIPVQGRDLITGKPKEIMVGYKEIARALDKSIIRIEDAVMETLSLTPPELAADIYKTGIYLAGGGALLRGLADRLHKKTGLPVFVAEDPLRAVVRGTGIALKNMDKFNFLIK; from the coding sequence ATGAGTTTATTCGATATGTTTACGCAAGAAATTGCGATAGACCTTGGTACTGCCAATACCCTTATCATCCATAATAATAAAATTGTTATAGATCAGCCGTCAATTGTTGCAATTGAGCGTTCTACGGGTAGGCCAATTGCCGTCGGCGAACAGGCTAAGCATATGCAGGGTAAAACTCATGAGGATATCAAGACAATCCGTCCATTGAAAGATGGGGTTATTGCGGATTTTCATGCTTCTGAGCACATGATCAAGGAATTTATCAAGAAAATTCCTGGAATTAAAGGCAGATTTATTCAGCCGGCACTAAGAATTGTTATCTGTATCCCTTCAGGTATTACCGAAGTGGAAAAAAGAGCGGTAAGAGATTCTGCTCAGAAAGTCAACGCAAAAGAAGTAAGGCTGATCTACGAACCAATGGCTGCTGCAATAGGAGTAGGGATCGATGTACAGAAGCCTGAAGGAAATATGATCATCGACATAGGTGGAGGGACTACGGAAATTGCTGTGGTAGCTTTAGGAGGTATCGTGTGTGACAAATCTGTGAAAATTGCGGGAGACGTATTTACCAACGATATCGCTTATTACCTTAGAACGCATCATAACCTATATATTGGAGAGAGAACTGCTGAAAGAATCAAAATTGAAGTAGGTTCTGCAGTGGAAGACCTTGATGTAGATATTGAAGATATCCCGGTACAGGGTAGAGACCTTATTACAGGGAAGCCTAAAGAAATTATGGTGGGATATAAGGAAATTGCACGTGCATTGGACAAATCCATTATCAGAATTGAAGATGCCGTAATGGAAACCCTTTCTCTTACACCACCGGAACTGGCTGCTGATATTTACAAAACAGGTATTTATCTTGCCGGAGGAGGTGCTTTATTGAGAGGTCTTGCGGACAGACTGCACAAAAAGACCGGTCTTCCTGTATTTGTTGCAGAAGATCCGTTAAGAGCTGTCGTTCGCGGAACAGGTATTGCCCTTAAGAATATGGATAAATTCAATTTCTTAATTAAATAA
- the hemE gene encoding uroporphyrinogen decarboxylase, with product MIKNDLYLKALRGETVERPPVWMMRQAGRYLPEFIALRDQYDFFTRCQTPELASEITVQPIRRFPLDAAILFSDILVVPQAMGIDFKMKENVGPWLDNPIRTMEQVQNVVVPDVNDTLGYVFDAIELTLIKLDNEIPLIGFAGSPWTILCYCIEGKGSKAFDIAKSFCFQQPEAAHLLLQKITDTTIAYLKRKVEKGVSAVQVFDSWGGMLSPADYQEFSWQYINQIVEALSPLTHVVVFGKGCWFALEDMTMSKASALGVDWTITPEFARTLTNHTMTLQGNFDPARLHSTPETIKKMVTEMINRFGKDRYIANLGHGILPNIPVENAEAFIRAVVDWKPNN from the coding sequence ATGATTAAAAACGACTTATATTTAAAAGCTCTACGCGGAGAAACTGTTGAAAGACCGCCGGTATGGATGATGAGACAGGCCGGAAGATACTTGCCGGAATTCATTGCTCTTAGGGATCAGTATGACTTTTTCACAAGATGTCAGACCCCGGAACTGGCCTCCGAAATTACCGTACAGCCTATCCGCAGATTTCCTTTGGATGCAGCGATCCTGTTTTCTGATATTCTGGTAGTTCCCCAGGCTATGGGAATCGATTTCAAAATGAAGGAAAATGTAGGGCCGTGGCTGGATAACCCGATCAGAACGATGGAACAGGTTCAGAATGTTGTGGTTCCTGATGTGAATGATACTTTAGGATATGTTTTTGATGCTATTGAGCTTACATTAATTAAATTAGATAATGAAATTCCGTTAATCGGTTTTGCAGGTTCTCCATGGACGATCCTGTGCTACTGTATAGAAGGAAAAGGAAGTAAAGCTTTTGATATTGCAAAATCTTTCTGTTTCCAGCAGCCGGAAGCTGCTCATTTACTTCTTCAGAAGATCACGGATACTACGATTGCTTACTTAAAAAGAAAAGTTGAAAAAGGCGTTTCTGCCGTTCAGGTTTTTGATTCGTGGGGAGGAATGCTTTCTCCTGCGGATTATCAGGAATTCTCCTGGCAGTATATCAACCAGATCGTTGAGGCTTTAAGTCCTCTTACCCATGTGGTGGTATTTGGAAAAGGATGCTGGTTTGCCCTGGAAGACATGACAATGTCCAAAGCTTCTGCTCTAGGTGTGGACTGGACAATTACTCCTGAGTTTGCAAGAACATTAACCAATCATACGATGACGCTTCAGGGGAACTTTGATCCTGCAAGATTACATTCTACTCCTGAAACAATCAAGAAAATGGTAACCGAGATGATCAACCGTTTCGGAAAGGACAGATACATTGCCAATCTGGGACATGGAATCCTGCCCAATATTCCTGTTGAAAATGCAGAAGCATTCATCAGAGCGGTTGTGGACTGGAAACCGAATAACTAA
- a CDS encoding peptidoglycan recognition family protein, whose amino-acid sequence MKNIICALLVLTVCFTKAQFNELKIISKPIDYSRERINLSLDYLKSHYNIIQNSPTISPKIIVLHYTAGGTVETNYKYFNKTNLESARSVLKKQSTLNVSSQFIVDRDGTVYQLMEPNMFARHTIGLNYCAIGIENIGSKSQPLTEKQVSANAQLVRYLTKKYKIEYLIGHSEYGVFRGSKLWKETDPNYFTVKEDPGKDFMRKVRLLVTDLDLKDKP is encoded by the coding sequence ATGAAAAACATAATCTGTGCTTTATTGGTACTGACGGTATGCTTTACAAAAGCCCAATTCAATGAATTAAAGATAATCAGTAAGCCAATTGATTATTCCCGGGAAAGAATAAATTTAAGCCTGGACTATCTTAAAAGCCACTATAATATTATACAAAATTCGCCAACTATTTCACCTAAAATAATCGTTCTGCATTATACCGCAGGAGGAACTGTTGAAACGAATTATAAATACTTTAACAAGACGAATCTGGAATCTGCCCGGAGTGTTTTAAAGAAGCAAAGTACTTTAAATGTTTCCTCGCAGTTTATTGTAGACAGGGACGGAACGGTTTACCAGCTTATGGAGCCCAATATGTTTGCCAGACATACGATAGGCCTTAATTATTGTGCCATCGGCATTGAGAATATAGGAAGCAAAAGCCAGCCGCTTACGGAAAAACAGGTTTCAGCCAATGCCCAGCTGGTGAGGTATTTAACTAAAAAATACAAGATTGAGTATCTGATAGGCCATTCGGAATATGGTGTTTTCAGAGGTTCGAAGCTTTGGAAAGAAACGGATCCGAATTATTTTACTGTAAAAGAAGATCCGGGAAAAGATTTTATGAGAAAAGTAAGACTGCTGGTCACCGATTTAGATTTAAAAGATAAACCTTAG
- a CDS encoding uroporphyrinogen-III synthase has product MKILFTKTIDATLLSKELGPDISAECIEVIRTEPIQTTAFDLKNYSLIFTSVNGVNAFFKNQFKPNEDFTAKNYNKIYCVGEKTKRELRKHGFGTFKVLKNAETLSRFIIGNCQHEQFLHFCGNLAIDVLDNELPLQNISYKKITIYKTEELYPSVPEKYHAAVFFSPSGVRSFAKLNSLEGMKIFSIGETTSGELRKYTTEKVFTSEENNLASIFGLIKKEL; this is encoded by the coding sequence ATGAAGATTCTGTTTACCAAAACCATAGATGCCACCCTATTATCCAAAGAACTTGGACCGGACATTTCGGCTGAATGCATTGAGGTAATCAGAACAGAACCTATACAAACGACTGCATTTGATTTAAAAAATTACTCCCTGATCTTCACGAGCGTCAATGGAGTGAATGCTTTTTTTAAAAATCAGTTTAAGCCGAACGAGGATTTTACAGCAAAGAACTACAACAAAATATACTGCGTTGGTGAAAAAACGAAGCGGGAACTTAGAAAACATGGTTTCGGGACGTTCAAAGTTCTGAAAAATGCCGAAACACTTTCAAGGTTCATCATCGGAAACTGCCAGCACGAACAGTTTCTTCATTTCTGCGGCAATCTTGCCATAGATGTTCTTGACAATGAGCTTCCTTTACAAAATATCAGCTATAAAAAGATCACGATCTACAAAACGGAAGAACTCTACCCTTCCGTACCTGAAAAATATCATGCTGCAGTTTTTTTTAGTCCAAGCGGAGTTCGTAGTTTTGCAAAACTCAACTCTTTAGAAGGAATGAAGATTTTTTCAATCGGTGAAACTACCTCGGGCGAACTGAGAAAGTACACCACAGAAAAAGTGTTCACCTCAGAAGAAAATAATCTGGCATCTATTTTCGGGTTGATAAAAAAAGAACTTTAA
- the mreC gene encoding rod shape-determining protein MreC gives MGFLLRLFSKNALFVFFIFLQIIALVLIFSKNAMQKSWVAGQSAALNSWISGYIDEGVSYLKLKQINEDLVAQNKSLMTQLYGKEGAKNPVFRKVHDTLGGGQIYTFVDGEIVFNSINRRNNYFTINRGRRDGVFPQMGVMAPKGIAGIVINSTDSYALVQSVLSVNKIRINASLKNSGYFGTLTWNGDNSRVMHLADIPKYVALKVGDTVVTDGKSAIFPKGVMIGTIAGYSVDNKTGFWDISVELSEKMGALSKVFVVKNLKKAEVQRIQDTLQTVIKKEND, from the coding sequence ATGGGATTTTTGCTGAGATTATTTTCGAAGAATGCTCTTTTTGTCTTCTTTATATTCCTGCAGATTATTGCTCTGGTTCTGATATTCTCTAAAAACGCCATGCAGAAATCGTGGGTTGCTGGCCAGTCGGCTGCGCTGAATTCATGGATTTCCGGCTATATTGATGAAGGGGTTTCCTATCTGAAGCTGAAACAGATCAATGAAGATCTGGTTGCTCAGAACAAATCCCTGATGACCCAGCTGTATGGTAAAGAAGGAGCAAAGAATCCGGTATTCAGAAAAGTTCATGATACATTAGGCGGTGGCCAGATCTATACTTTTGTAGATGGTGAAATCGTATTCAACAGTATCAACCGAAGAAATAATTACTTTACCATAAACCGCGGCCGCAGAGACGGTGTTTTTCCTCAGATGGGCGTAATGGCTCCCAAGGGAATCGCGGGAATTGTAATCAATTCTACAGACAGTTATGCTTTGGTACAGTCTGTTCTGAGTGTTAATAAAATCAGGATCAATGCTTCACTGAAGAATTCCGGATATTTCGGGACTTTAACATGGAATGGTGATAATTCCAGAGTAATGCATCTTGCCGATATTCCGAAATATGTGGCTCTTAAGGTGGGGGATACTGTTGTAACAGACGGTAAATCAGCTATTTTTCCTAAAGGAGTTATGATCGGTACCATCGCAGGATATTCTGTAGATAATAAAACAGGTTTCTGGGATATTTCAGTGGAATTGAGCGAGAAAATGGGTGCCTTAAGCAAGGTATTCGTTGTGAAAAACCTTAAAAAAGCTGAAGTACAGAGAATTCAGGATACATTACAGACCGTCATAAAAAAAGAAAATGATTAG